One window of Mauremys reevesii isolate NIE-2019 linkage group 4, ASM1616193v1, whole genome shotgun sequence genomic DNA carries:
- the LOC120405061 gene encoding alpha-1,6-mannosyl-glycoprotein 4-beta-N-acetylglucosaminyltransferase-like produces the protein MRCFPKRLLATALTLLGLLLLLSLCLQRPEDPLVEEVKRWAQEMVLQQLQPEGNLRSFQELWNASASRNVSYRYLAGYPPSRKRFLTVGLSSVKRKRGNYLLDTLKSIFKQSTQEELEEMVVVVHLADPDSEWNTQVVTDITARFTPHLLRGQLLVIHAPPECYPPLEGLKRNYNDAEDRVQFRSKQNVDYAYLLSFAANLSSYYLMIEDDVQCSKSFFTTIRKAVASQEGSYWVTLEFSKLGYIGKLYHSSDLPQLAQFLLLFYQEMPCDWLLGHFRLLLTQKEVIRFKPSLFQHIGLYSSFQGAVNRLKDNDFEADSLDLPDNPPAFMFTDIETFENYLPSKAYSTMPEYFWGKSPSAGSHFTIVFHQPARISRLQVHTGSEERHTDYLHSGTVELGSQRQGKGKGCSTYTHVGAFEKGHFERSGLENSTAAAPECVRILVTESQSEWLIIRSISIWTKANS, from the exons ATGAGATGCTTCCCAAAGCGCTTGCTCGCTACTGCCCTGACGCTCCTgggtctgctcctgctcctcagcctctgcctgcagcgccCGGAGGACCCACTGGTG GAAGAGGTGAAGCGCTGGGCCCAGGAAATGGTGCTGCAGCAACTCCAACCCGAGGGGAACCTGCgcagcttccaggagctgtggaACGCCTCTGCCTCCAGGAACGTCTCCTATCGCTACCTAGCCGGCTACCCCCCCTCTAGGAAGA GGTTCCTCACTGTGGGGCTGTCATCCGTCAAGCGGAAGCGAGGCAACTACCTCCTGGATACGCTGAAGTCCATCTTCAAGCAGTCAacccaggaggagctggaggagatggtggtggtggtgcaccTGGCTGACCCGGACTCGGAGTGGAACACCCAGGTGGTGACAGACATTACCGCAAGATTCACTCCCCACCTCCTCCGGGGCCAACTGCTGGTTATCCATGCCCCTCCGGAGTGCTACCCGCCCCTGGAAGGCCTGAAGAGGAACTACAATGATGCTGAGGATCGAGTGCAGTTCAGATCCAAGCAGAACGTGGACTATGCGTATCTCCTCAGCTTTGCTGCCAACCTTTCCTCCTACTACCTCATGATTGAGGATGACGTGCAGTGCTCCAAGTCCTTCTTCACTACCATCAGGAAGGCAGTGGCATCCCAGGAAGGCTCCTACTGGGTCACGCTGGAGTTCTCCAAGCTGGGCTACATTGGCAAACTCTACCACTCCAGCGACCTGCCCCAGCTGGCCCAGTTCCTGCTGCTGTTCTACCAGGAAATGCCGTGTGACTGGCTGCTGGGGCACTTCCGCCTGCTGCTCACCCAGAAGGAGGTGATTCGCTTCAAGCCATCCCTCTTCCAGCACATCGGCCTGTACTCCTCCTTCCAGGGGGCGGTCAACCGGCTGAAAGACAACGACTTCGAGGCAGATTCCTTGGACCTGCCTGATAACCCCCCAGCTTTTATGTTCACAGACATAGAGACCTTTGAGAACTACCTGCCCAGCAAGGCCTACAGCACGATGCCGGAGTACTTCTGGGGGAAATCCCCGTCTGCCGGCAGCCACTTCACCATCGTGTTCCACCAGCCTGCCCGTATCTCACGGCTCCAGGTCCACACCGGCTCTGAGGAGCGCCACACCGACTATCTCCACTCAGGGACTgtggagctgggcagccagcgGCAGGGGAAAGGCAAGGGCTGCTCTACATACACCCACGTCGGAGCCTTTGAGAAGGGACACTTTGAACGGAGTGGCTTGGAGAACAGCACGGCTGCCGCCCCGGAGTGCGTGCGGATCCTAGTGACAGAGAGTCAGAGCGAATGGCTGATCATTCGCAGCATCAGCATCTGGACCAAAGCAAACAGCtaa